Proteins from a single region of Mumia flava:
- a CDS encoding DUF2804 domain-containing protein, whose amino-acid sequence MSEREITGDVALCRPNGRLDPRAVGWSRRPVHQANLKGWGRCKRWEYWGIVSPTHVIGVVVSSLDYAGVHGLYVLHRASGAEWRRDAVVPLARNVVLPDRAGQGRVAAIAGDLTIDIDQQPHHTTLRATTERIALTLRIDAPEHHESLGVVVGWSKRRFQYTVKDLARPAVGTLVLDGHEQPITDAYAVLDHGRGIWPYRATWNWGAGSGPGGNAVQVGGTWTDGTGSTENALLIEGTLHKISTDLDWAYDRDDFSAPWRVTGGGVDATFHPEHVRVDRTELGLLGNRTHQAFGTWSGTATADDGATLALDGLVGWAEEARQRW is encoded by the coding sequence GTGAGCGAGCGTGAGATCACCGGCGACGTCGCCCTCTGCCGCCCGAACGGCCGGCTCGACCCACGCGCGGTCGGGTGGTCGCGCCGACCCGTGCACCAGGCGAACCTCAAGGGCTGGGGACGCTGCAAGCGCTGGGAGTACTGGGGGATCGTCTCCCCCACCCACGTGATCGGCGTGGTCGTGTCCAGCCTCGACTACGCCGGCGTCCACGGCCTGTACGTGCTCCACCGCGCATCGGGGGCGGAGTGGCGGCGCGATGCCGTGGTGCCGCTCGCCCGCAACGTCGTCCTGCCCGACCGCGCGGGCCAAGGGCGGGTCGCCGCGATCGCGGGCGACCTCACGATCGACATCGACCAGCAGCCGCACCACACCACGCTCCGTGCCACGACCGAGCGGATCGCGCTCACGCTGCGCATCGACGCGCCGGAGCACCACGAGTCGCTCGGCGTGGTCGTCGGGTGGAGCAAGCGGCGATTCCAGTACACCGTCAAAGACCTCGCACGACCGGCGGTCGGGACGCTGGTGCTCGACGGGCACGAGCAGCCGATCACCGACGCGTACGCCGTGCTCGACCACGGCCGCGGGATCTGGCCGTACCGCGCGACCTGGAACTGGGGCGCCGGCAGCGGTCCCGGCGGCAACGCGGTGCAGGTCGGCGGGACGTGGACCGACGGCACGGGCAGCACCGAGAACGCGCTGCTGATCGAGGGCACGCTGCACAAGATCAGCACGGACCTCGACTGGGCGTACGACCGCGACGACTTCTCCGCGCCGTGGCGGGTCACCGGCGGCGGGGTCGACGCGACCTTCCACCCCGAGCACGTCCGGGTCGACCGCACCGAGCTCGGGCTCCTCGGCAACCGGACGCACCAGGCGTTCGGGACGTGGTCCGGCACCGCGACCGCGGACGACGGCGCGACGCTCGCTCTCGACGGGCTCGTCGGCTGGGCCGAGGAGGCTCGCCAACGCTGGTGA
- a CDS encoding TetR/AcrR family transcriptional regulator — MTATTRTPQGERTRAMRLRLMEATVSCLVELGWAGTSTTVVSQRAGVSRGAQLHHFPSKQDLVVAAVEHLTERRRDDLSAAVAELPEQGRTRAVLDVLAAQFVSPVFFAALELWVAARTDEDLHAAVAPLERRVGRETHAYAVDLLRIDESRGSNRRLVQATLDLMRGLGLAASLSDDTARRTAILDTWAITLDEELER, encoded by the coding sequence GTGACTGCGACCACACGCACACCGCAGGGCGAGCGGACCCGGGCGATGCGGCTGCGCCTGATGGAGGCGACGGTGTCCTGCCTGGTCGAGCTCGGCTGGGCCGGGACGAGCACGACCGTCGTCTCCCAGCGCGCCGGTGTGTCGCGCGGTGCGCAGCTCCACCACTTCCCGAGCAAGCAGGACCTCGTCGTCGCGGCCGTCGAGCACCTGACCGAGCGGCGCCGTGACGACCTGTCCGCCGCGGTGGCCGAGCTGCCCGAGCAGGGCCGGACCCGGGCGGTGCTCGACGTCCTCGCCGCGCAGTTCGTCTCGCCGGTCTTCTTCGCCGCCCTCGAGCTGTGGGTGGCTGCGCGGACCGACGAGGACCTGCATGCCGCAGTCGCGCCCCTGGAGCGCCGGGTCGGGCGCGAGACCCACGCGTACGCCGTGGACCTGCTGCGCATCGACGAGTCCCGCGGCTCGAACCGCCGCCTCGTGCAGGCCACGCTCGACCTCATGCGCGGCCTCGGCCTGGCCGCGTCGCTGTCCGACGACACCGCCCGACGGACCGCGATCCTGGACACGTGGGCGATCACCCTCGACGAGGAGCTGGAGCGCTGA
- a CDS encoding TIGR03084 family metal-binding protein: protein MTDAATDPDVLTPLLADLAAEGEQLDAVVAGLDDAGWSSPTPAPGWTVAHQVAHLHWTDEASLAAIEGGEAFGDLMKRAASDPTGFVDAEAERIAAGSAEELLSAWRDGRARLSDALRAVPRGTKIAWFGPPMSAASMATARLMETWAHGRDVAEALGVELPRDRRAEHVAYLGFRTRAFAYLVRGREMPDAPVRVELHGPGGERWAWGPEDAPDRVTGDGYDFALLATRRRTRDDVDVAAHGAAADEWLDIVQAFAGLPGPDPKPRSGRVDAVPLSPSVEAEPFSPSVEAERSEDRDPAGGVS, encoded by the coding sequence ATGACCGACGCCGCCACCGACCCCGACGTGCTGACCCCCCTGCTCGCCGACCTCGCCGCGGAGGGTGAGCAGCTCGACGCGGTCGTCGCCGGCCTCGACGACGCCGGGTGGTCGTCCCCGACTCCTGCGCCGGGATGGACGGTCGCCCACCAGGTCGCGCACCTGCACTGGACCGACGAGGCCTCCCTGGCCGCGATCGAGGGCGGAGAGGCGTTCGGCGACCTGATGAAGCGCGCCGCCTCCGACCCGACCGGGTTCGTCGACGCCGAGGCCGAGCGCATCGCCGCCGGATCGGCCGAGGAGCTGCTGTCCGCGTGGCGCGACGGGCGGGCCCGGCTCTCCGACGCGCTGCGCGCCGTCCCCCGTGGGACGAAGATCGCGTGGTTCGGCCCGCCGATGAGTGCCGCGTCGATGGCGACAGCCCGGCTGATGGAGACCTGGGCGCACGGACGCGACGTGGCCGAGGCGCTCGGCGTCGAGCTCCCGCGCGACCGTCGCGCCGAGCACGTCGCCTACCTCGGCTTCCGGACGCGCGCCTTCGCCTACCTCGTGCGCGGCCGCGAGATGCCGGACGCGCCCGTACGGGTCGAGCTGCACGGGCCCGGCGGGGAGCGTTGGGCCTGGGGGCCCGAGGACGCGCCGGACCGGGTCACGGGCGACGGGTACGACTTCGCGCTGCTCGCGACACGTCGCCGGACCCGCGACGACGTGGACGTGGCTGCGCACGGCGCGGCTGCCGACGAGTGGCTCGACATCGTCCAGGCGTTCGCGGGGCTGCCCGGCCCCGACCCGAAGCCGCGCTCCGGGCGGGTCGACGCCGTGCCCCTCTCGCCGTCGGTCGAGGCCGAGCCTTTCTCCCCGTCGGTCGAGGCCGAGCGGAGCGAGGATCGAGACCCCGCCGGAGGTGTCTCGTGA
- a CDS encoding acyclic terpene utilization AtuA family protein, protein MIRIGNASGFYGDRLSAVEEMLSDGELDFLTGDYLAELTMLILGRDRMKDPSLGYAKTFVKQMSANLALAQERGVRIVANAGGLNPAGLADRLRELVGEQGLDLAVAHVEGDDLRARADELGLAGRSGSAPLTANAYLGAFGIAAALDAGADIVVTGRVTDASLVVGPAAHAYGWAREDHDALAGAVVAGHVIECGAQATGGNFAGFTSLDPAALLHPGFPIAEVAADGSSVITKHDGTGGAVTVDTVTAQLTYEIAGAPYAGPDVVSWLDTVQLEQQGPDRVGISGVRGTPPPPDVKVCLNSFGGFRNSVELVLTGLDVDAKAALVRAQIEAALAASPAGMPETVEWQLDRTDVADPDTQARATSLLRCHVSAPSPDPVGRAFSGAAVEVALASYPGFTATRPPGAASPYGVYTAGFVPQSLVPHRVVLTDGSTIDVPPPTVTEPLPPVGARSGSRSSLRSASTDDGKGEVDTDAGQGAVPPDGRGASAASDRDPARTSRPLGDLAYARSGDKGGDANVGVWVRSDVPDPDGAYAWLLDALDDVVVRALLPEAAKLEIDIHPLPNLRAVNIVLHGFLGEGVAASTRFDPQAKALGEWLRARHVLIPEGLLP, encoded by the coding sequence GTGATCCGGATCGGCAACGCCTCGGGCTTCTACGGCGACCGGCTCTCGGCCGTCGAGGAGATGTTGAGCGACGGCGAGCTCGACTTCCTCACCGGCGACTACCTGGCCGAGCTGACGATGCTGATCCTCGGCCGCGACCGGATGAAGGACCCGTCGCTCGGCTACGCCAAGACCTTCGTGAAGCAGATGTCCGCCAACCTCGCGCTCGCGCAGGAGCGCGGGGTGCGGATCGTGGCGAACGCCGGCGGGCTCAACCCGGCCGGGCTCGCCGACCGGCTGCGCGAGCTGGTCGGCGAGCAGGGCCTGGACCTCGCGGTCGCGCACGTCGAGGGCGACGACCTTCGCGCGCGCGCCGACGAGCTCGGCCTCGCCGGTCGCTCCGGCAGCGCACCGCTGACCGCGAACGCCTACCTCGGCGCGTTCGGCATCGCCGCCGCCCTCGACGCGGGGGCCGACATCGTCGTCACCGGACGGGTCACGGACGCGTCGCTGGTCGTCGGCCCCGCCGCCCATGCGTACGGGTGGGCGCGCGAGGACCACGACGCGCTCGCCGGCGCCGTGGTGGCGGGGCACGTGATCGAGTGCGGCGCGCAGGCCACGGGCGGCAACTTCGCCGGGTTCACGTCGCTCGATCCCGCCGCTCTGCTGCACCCGGGATTCCCGATCGCCGAGGTCGCTGCGGACGGCTCGAGCGTGATCACGAAGCACGACGGCACCGGGGGAGCGGTCACCGTCGACACGGTCACCGCGCAGCTGACCTACGAGATCGCGGGTGCCCCGTACGCCGGCCCGGACGTCGTGAGCTGGCTCGACACCGTGCAGCTCGAGCAGCAGGGCCCGGACCGCGTGGGGATCAGCGGGGTCCGCGGCACGCCTCCGCCGCCGGACGTCAAGGTCTGCCTCAACTCCTTCGGCGGGTTCCGCAACTCCGTGGAGCTCGTCCTGACCGGCCTCGACGTCGACGCGAAGGCCGCCCTCGTGCGAGCGCAGATCGAGGCGGCGCTCGCCGCGTCGCCGGCCGGGATGCCGGAGACGGTCGAGTGGCAGCTCGACCGGACCGACGTCGCCGACCCGGACACGCAGGCTCGTGCGACGTCGCTGCTGCGCTGCCACGTGAGCGCGCCCTCGCCCGACCCCGTGGGCCGTGCGTTCTCCGGAGCGGCCGTCGAGGTCGCGCTCGCCTCGTACCCCGGGTTCACCGCCACCCGCCCGCCCGGCGCCGCGAGCCCGTACGGCGTCTACACCGCAGGCTTCGTGCCGCAGAGCCTGGTCCCGCACCGCGTCGTGCTGACCGACGGGTCGACGATCGACGTCCCGCCCCCGACCGTGACCGAGCCCCTCCCACCCGTGGGAGCCCGCTCCGGGTCTCGATCCTCGCTCCGTTCGGCCTCGACCGACGACGGGAAGGGCGAGGTCGATACCGACGCCGGGCAGGGCGCGGTTCCACCCGATGGTCGAGGCGCGAGCGCAGCGAGTGATCGAGACCCGGCCCGTACCTCCCGCCCGCTCGGCGACCTCGCGTACGCCCGCAGCGGCGACAAGGGTGGCGACGCGAACGTCGGAGTCTGGGTCCGCAGCGACGTGCCCGACCCCGACGGCGCGTACGCGTGGCTGCTCGACGCGCTCGACGACGTGGTGGTCCGCGCGCTCCTGCCCGAGGCGGCGAAGCTCGAGATCGACATCCATCCGCTGCCGAACCTGCGCGCGGTCAACATCGTGCTGCACGGCTTCCTGGGCGAGGGCGTCGCCGCGTCCACCCGCTTCGACCCGCAGGCCAAGGCGCTCGGCGAGTGGCTGCGTGCCCGCCATGTCCTGATCCCGGAAGGACTGCTGCCATGA
- a CDS encoding acyl-CoA dehydrogenase family protein: MTATAPPSATDGPSVSAPYDAWATPERTALRDAATRFTRAEIVPHLAAWEDAGEVPRDLHRRTAGAGLLGVGFPESVGGQGGDVVDVSVLTEAVITAGGSSGLIAALFTHGIALPHLVAAHTAAPTERSAALIDRYVRPTLAGETIGSLGVTEPGGGSDVAGLSTRAVRDGDAYVVTGGKTFITSGVRADFVTTAVRTGADGHGGISLLVIDKGLPGFAVQRPLRKMGWHCSDTAELAFDGVRVPAANLVGDEGSGFVLIMQQFVSERISLAVQAYATAQRCLDLAVAYARERETFGRPLASRQVIRHKLVEMHRATETARTYTRGVVERAAALQAGASLDPIRLAADAALAKNDAVAACDFVVDEAVQIHGGIGYMRESEVERHYRDARILGIGGGATEVMNDLIAKVMGF, encoded by the coding sequence ATGACCGCGACCGCACCCCCGTCCGCGACCGACGGACCGTCCGTGTCCGCTCCCTACGACGCGTGGGCCACCCCGGAGCGTACGGCGCTGCGTGACGCCGCGACCCGCTTCACCCGAGCGGAGATCGTCCCGCATCTCGCCGCCTGGGAGGACGCCGGCGAGGTGCCGCGCGACCTCCACCGCCGTACGGCCGGGGCCGGGCTGCTCGGCGTCGGGTTCCCCGAGTCCGTCGGCGGCCAGGGCGGCGACGTCGTCGACGTGTCCGTGCTGACCGAGGCGGTCATCACCGCCGGCGGCTCGTCCGGGCTGATCGCGGCCCTGTTCACCCACGGGATCGCGCTGCCGCACCTGGTCGCCGCCCACACGGCTGCGCCGACCGAGCGGAGCGCGGCGCTGATCGACCGGTACGTGCGTCCGACCCTGGCCGGGGAGACGATCGGCTCGCTCGGCGTCACCGAGCCCGGCGGCGGGTCCGACGTCGCGGGCCTGTCGACCCGCGCGGTCCGCGACGGCGACGCGTACGTCGTGACGGGGGGCAAGACCTTCATCACCTCCGGAGTCCGCGCGGACTTCGTGACGACGGCCGTCCGCACCGGCGCCGACGGCCACGGCGGGATCTCCCTGCTCGTGATCGACAAGGGCCTGCCCGGGTTCGCGGTGCAGAGGCCGCTGCGCAAGATGGGCTGGCACTGCTCCGACACCGCCGAGCTCGCGTTCGACGGCGTCCGGGTGCCGGCCGCGAACCTCGTCGGCGACGAGGGCTCCGGTTTCGTGCTGATCATGCAGCAGTTCGTGAGCGAACGGATCAGCCTCGCCGTCCAGGCGTACGCCACCGCGCAGCGCTGCCTCGACCTCGCCGTGGCGTACGCGCGGGAGCGGGAGACGTTCGGCCGTCCGCTCGCGAGCCGGCAGGTGATCCGGCACAAGCTGGTCGAGATGCACCGCGCGACCGAGACCGCCCGTACGTACACGCGCGGCGTCGTCGAGCGTGCCGCCGCGCTCCAGGCCGGTGCGTCGCTCGACCCGATCCGGCTCGCCGCCGACGCTGCCCTCGCGAAGAACGACGCGGTCGCCGCCTGCGACTTCGTCGTCGACGAGGCCGTGCAGATCCACGGCGGCATCGGCTACATGCGCGAGTCCGAGGTCGAGCGGCACTACCGCGACGCCCGGATCCTCGGCATCGGCGGCGGCGCGACCGAAGTGATGAACGACCTGATCGCGAAGGTGATGGGATTCTGA
- a CDS encoding acyl-CoA carboxylase subunit beta, producing the protein MTDTATETGGAPTHRDAPPTHREAMLTKIDDLAEQHAKALAGGGEKYVARHHARGKLLARERIELLLDEGAPFLELSTLAAWGTDFPVGGSIVTGIGVVEGVECMIVANDPTVKGGSSNPLTVKKGLRAAQIAAENRLPTINLVESGGADLPTQKDIFIPGGATFRNITRASAARVPTVALVFGNSTAGGAYVPGMSDYVVMVKEGAKVFLGGPPLVKMATGEESDDESLGGAEMHARTSGLADYLAVDERDAIRLGRQIARRLNWRKHGPAPAAAYDEPTADVEDLLDIVPTDLKTPFDPREVIARITDGSEFDEFKPLYGTSLVTGFAQLHGYPVGILANAQGVLFSEESQKATQFIQLANQIDTPLLFLHNTTGYMVGAEYEQGGIIKHGAQMINAVSNSTVPHISVVMGASYGAGHYGMSGRAYDPRFMFSWPNAKSAVMGPAQLAGVISIVARGAAEAKGQPYDEDGDAQMRAFVEKQIEEQSLAYFTSGMLYDDGVIDPRDTRTVLGICLSAIATAPIEGAQGYGVFRL; encoded by the coding sequence ATGACCGACACGGCCACCGAGACCGGCGGGGCGCCGACTCATCGCGACGCTCCGCCGACTCATCGCGAAGCGATGCTGACGAAGATCGACGACCTCGCCGAGCAGCACGCCAAGGCGCTCGCCGGCGGCGGCGAGAAGTACGTCGCGCGCCACCATGCTCGCGGCAAGCTGCTCGCGCGGGAGCGGATCGAGCTCCTCCTCGACGAGGGCGCCCCGTTCCTCGAGCTGTCGACGCTCGCGGCCTGGGGCACGGACTTCCCGGTGGGTGGCTCGATCGTCACCGGGATCGGCGTCGTCGAGGGCGTCGAGTGCATGATCGTCGCGAACGACCCCACCGTGAAGGGCGGCTCGTCCAACCCGCTGACGGTCAAGAAAGGTCTGCGGGCCGCGCAGATCGCCGCCGAGAACCGCCTCCCCACGATCAACCTCGTCGAGTCCGGCGGAGCCGACCTGCCGACCCAGAAGGACATCTTCATCCCCGGCGGCGCGACGTTCCGCAACATCACCCGCGCCTCGGCCGCGCGCGTCCCGACCGTTGCGCTGGTCTTCGGCAACTCGACCGCCGGCGGAGCGTACGTCCCCGGCATGAGCGACTACGTCGTGATGGTCAAGGAGGGCGCGAAGGTCTTCCTCGGCGGGCCGCCGCTGGTCAAGATGGCGACCGGCGAGGAGTCCGACGACGAGTCGCTCGGCGGCGCCGAGATGCATGCGCGCACGTCCGGCCTCGCGGACTACCTCGCGGTCGACGAGCGCGACGCGATCCGCCTCGGCCGCCAGATCGCGCGCCGGCTCAACTGGCGCAAGCACGGACCCGCCCCCGCCGCGGCGTACGACGAGCCGACGGCCGACGTCGAGGACCTGCTCGACATCGTGCCGACGGACCTGAAGACGCCGTTCGACCCGCGCGAGGTGATCGCGCGGATCACCGACGGGTCGGAGTTCGACGAGTTCAAGCCGCTGTACGGCACGTCGCTGGTGACCGGCTTCGCCCAGCTGCACGGCTACCCGGTCGGGATCCTCGCGAACGCGCAGGGCGTGCTGTTCAGCGAGGAGTCGCAGAAGGCGACGCAGTTCATCCAGCTCGCGAACCAGATCGACACCCCGCTGCTCTTCCTGCACAACACGACCGGCTACATGGTCGGAGCGGAGTACGAGCAGGGCGGGATCATCAAGCACGGCGCGCAGATGATCAACGCGGTCTCCAACTCGACCGTGCCGCACATCAGCGTCGTGATGGGCGCGTCGTACGGCGCGGGCCACTACGGCATGAGCGGGCGGGCGTACGACCCGCGGTTCATGTTCAGCTGGCCGAACGCGAAGTCGGCGGTGATGGGCCCGGCGCAGCTCGCGGGCGTGATCTCGATCGTCGCGCGCGGGGCGGCGGAGGCGAAGGGACAGCCGTACGACGAGGACGGTGACGCGCAGATGCGGGCGTTCGTGGAGAAGCAGATCGAGGAGCAGTCGCTCGCGTACTTCACCTCCGGGATGCTCTACGACGACGGCGTGATCGACCCGCGCGACACCCGCACGGTGCTCGGGATCTGCCTGTCCGCGATCGCCACCGCTCCGATCGAGGGCGCCCAGGGCTACGGGGTGTTCCGGCTGTGA